The DNA window GTCCGCCTCGACCTCGACTCGCTCGGCGGCCTCCTGGTCGACCTCGACGTCGACGCCGTGGTGCACCTGGCGCTGGTCACCGCCCCCGACCCCCAGCAGGGCGGCCGGGCGGCCATGAAGGAACAGAACGTCATCGGCACCATGCAGCTCCTCGCCGCCTGCCAGCGGGCGCCCCGGCTGCGCAAGCTCGTGGTCCGCTCGTCCACCGCCGCGTACGGGGTGTCGTTCCGGGATCCGGCCGTCTTCACCGAGGAGACCGAGCCGCGCGAGGTGCCGCGCGGCGGTTTCGGCCGCGACATCCTCGACATCGAGGGGTACGTCCGCGGGTTCCGCCGCCGCCGGCCCGACGTGACCGCGACCGTGCTGCGCTTCGCGCCGTTCATCGGCTCGACCGCCGACACCACCCTCACCCGGTACTTCGCCCAGCCGGTGGTGCCCACCGTCTTCGGCCGCGACCCACGGTTGCAGTTCGTCCACTTCGACGACGCCCTGGAGGTGCTGCACCGGTCGGTCGCCGAGGAGCACGCCGGGACCTACAACGTCGCCGGGCCGGGCGTGCTCTCGCTGTCCCAGGCCATCCGCCGCTCCGGCCGGGTGGCCGTGCCGGTGCTGGAGCCGGGCCTCGCCGGGGTGGCCGCGATCGCCCGCAGCATGGGCTTCGGCCGCTACGGGCTGGACCAGGTCGACCTTTTCGTGCACGGTCGGGTGGTGGACACCACGAGGCTGGAGCGCGAGTACGGTTTCACGCCCCGCTCGACGGCGGCCGCCTTCGACGACTTCATCCGCGCGCACCACGGCGGCGTGGTGGTGACCCGGGACCAGCTGGCCACGGCCGAGCAGTTGGTGCTGGAGGGCATCCGGCAGGTCCGGGCGGCCGTGCGGGAGCGCTCGTGAGCGGGGCCGAGGAGCGGGGCGACGCCCGCTACGACGTACCGCTGACCGTGCCCCGGCCGGACGCGGAGCCGGCGCGGCGCAACGGGCACCGGCGGGCCGCGGCGGCCGCCGCCGAGCCGACGATGAAGGCGGCGCCGGCGGCCGGCGACGAGCCGGACACCTCCACCGACGAGCCGGCGCCGGCCCCGCGGACGGGCGACGCCGCCCCGGAGAAGCCCGTCGCGAAGAAGGCCATGGCGAGGAAGGCCGTCGCGAAGAAGGCCGTCGCCGGGAAGCCGGCGGGCAGGCCCGAACGGGAGGCGGGAGACCCGACTCCACCCGGGCCGGCGGTGGCGGACCGGCCGGGGGACCACTGGGACCGGAAGGTCGCCAAGGGGCTGGCGTTCCTGCGGCGGCGGCTGGCCGGCGACTACGAAGTGGACGAGTTCGGCTTCGACCCCGACCTGACCGACACCGTCTTCCATCCGCTGGTGCGGCTGCTCTACCGCGACTGGTTCCGCACCGAGGTCGGCGGCGTCGAGCACGTGCCCGCCGAGGGGGCCGGCCTGGTGGTCGGCAACCACTCCGGCACGGTGGCGCTGGACGCGCTGGTGCTCGCCACCGCGCTGCACGACCGGCACCCGGCACGCCGCTACCTGCGGCTGCTCGGCGCCGACCTGGTCTTCCGGATGCCGGTGGTCTCCGAGATCGCCCGCAAGACCGGCGGCACGGTGGCCTGCAACCCCGACGCGGAACGGCTGCTCGGCAACGGCGAGCTGGTCGGCGTCTTTCCCGAGGGCTTCAAGGGGGTCGGCAAGCTCTACTCCGACCGCTACAAGCTCCAGCGCTTCGGCCGGGGCGGGTTCGTCTCGGCGGCGCTGCGCACCGGCACGCCGATCGTGCCGGTGGCGATCGTCGGCGGCGAGGAGATCTATCCGATGCTCGCCGACATCAAGCCGCTGGCCCGGCTGCTCAAGCTGCCCTACTTCCCGGTCACGCCGACCTTCCCCTGGCTGGGGCCGCTGGGCATGGTGCCGCTGCCGAGCAAGTGGTTGATCGAGTTCTGCCCGCCGATCCCGACCGCGCACCTGCGCGACTCGGCCGACGACCCACTGGTCGTGTTCAACCTCGCCGACCAGGTGCGGGAGACCATCCAGCAGACCCTGCACCGGCTGCTCGAACGCCGCCCGGACCCGTTCGGCCCCTGAGCCGCGAGCCGGGGCGGGCGTCAGTCGACGCGCTGGCGGCGGCGGTGCAGGGCCAGCCCGGCGGTGACCGCGCCGGCCAGCAGCCCCGCGGCGGCCGTGGACGGCACGGCGATCTTCACGGCCCGCCGCCCGGTGCGGAAGTCACGGACGTCCCAGCCCCGCTCACGGGCCCGCCGGAGCAGCGCCGGATCCGGGTTGACCGCCACCGGGCGCCCCACCGTGGAGAGCATCGGCAGGTCGTTGGCGGAGTCGCTGTAGGCCGCGCAACGGTCCAGCTCCAGCCCCTCCACCGCGGCGAGCTGGGTGACTGCCTCGGCCTTGGCGGGCCCGTGCATCAGCTCACCGGCCAGCCGGCCGGTGTAGGCCCCGTCGACGACCTCGGCCACCGTGCCGATCGCCCCGGTCAGGCCGAGTCGGGTGGCGATGACCCGGCCGATCTCCACCGGGGCGGCGCTGACCAGCCAGACCCGCTCGCCCGCGTCGAGGTGGCGCTGGGCCAGCTTGCGGGTGCCGGCCCAGATGCGCGGGGCCATCAGCTCGTCGAAGATCTCCTCGGCGAGGCGTTCCACGTCGTCCACCCGCCAGCCCTGGATGAAGGCGAGCGCCGCCTCCTTGGCCTGCGACATGTCGCCGGCGTGCTCGGTGGCGAGCAGCCGGAACTTCGCCTGCTGCCAGGCGAACCGGGCCAGGTCACCGGTGGTGAAGTAGTTCCGGGCGGCCAGCCCGCGGGCGAACCAGTAGATCGACGCGCCCTGCATCATCGTGTTGTCCACGTCGAAGAAGGCGGCGGCCGTCGGGTCGGGGATGGCGGTGACCGGGGGCGCCTCGGGAGTCTCCGCCCAGCCGGCGGTGTGCCCGTGGACGTCGGTGCTGACCGTCACCTTCCGGCTCCGGGTCACGACGACCTCCCCTCGACAACCGCGTACGCCACATCGAGCCTATCCGGCGGGATGTGACGGACGGGTGTCCGGCGGGAGAAGTGTGGCGCGGACGGCTGCCCGGACCGGGTCAGCGGTCGCCGGGGCAGGTGGTCGGGGCGGGCCCGAGCGCGTCGCTGGCCGCCGGGGCCGGCAGCCCGCAGGCGATCGCCTCGCGGAGGGCGTCGGCGCGCTGGCCGGCCGCGTCGAGCAGGGCGAGCGAGCGGCGGGTGCGGTCCTGGTCGGTGTGGTCCGGCCGGTCGAGCAGCCCGCTGACCGCCCGGCGCTGGCCGCCGAGGAACGTGTCGACGGCGTCCAGCGCCGCCGGGTCGGAGCGCTGCGCGGCCACCGTGGTCAGCAGGCGTACGCCCTGCCGGGTGTCGGCGTCCATGTCGTCGAGCACGGCGCTGAAGCCCAGCCGGTCGTCGCGGACCGTGGCGGCCTCGTCGAGCCGGGTGCGGGCGAAGTCGAGGAAGAGCTGCCCGCGGCTGATGTCGGAGCTGGCCAGGGCGAGCTGGGCACGCTCGGTCGAGCGCTTCATGCCGTAGAGGGCGTCACCGGGCAGCGCGTTCTCGCTGGCGGCGGAGATGCCGGAGAGGGCGATCGCGCCGGCGGCCACGCCGACCAGGATCGCGCCCCGGGCCCGGGCCCGTCGCCCCGTCATGGCCGGCAGCAGCGAACCGCGGACGCCGCTGGCGGTGCCGGTCTTCGCCGGGGCACCGACGCCCTCGCGTTCGACGGTGGCCACGAGCATCGCCCGCAGCCCGGTGCGGAACTCGGCGTCCACCTCGACGTCGGGCCGGTCGGCGGTGAGTCGCCGGCTCACCGCGACGAGCGCGGTGAGTTCGTCGTCGGCGCGGGAACGGACGTGGTGCCGTCGGCCGCCGTTGGCCTCGTCGAGGAGTTGCGCGAAGCGCTCGGCACGCCGACGGGAGAAGAGGTCGCTGTCCACCGCAGGCACCCCCTCTCGCTGGTCACGGCCGTGCTGGCCGTCGTCGTCACCAGCGACCGGTGGCAGCGTGAGGCCGAGGATCGACCGGAACGGCCGACCTGACCCGCCGGACCGGGTGGCCCGGGGGACGCCGGGACAACCACTGGTCGCACCCGGAGAAACGGTTCGCGGCGGTCGCCGGTTACGGCCCGGTCGGTGGCGAAATCACCAAGAGTGATCGCGGTCACGGGCTGCGGAGGGTACGTTCGCCCGCGCCCGGGCGGGGGCCGCCGGGCGGGTGGGACGGGTCGGGTCAGGGCTGGAAGCCGTCGGGCAGCAGCCGGGCCAGGGCCCGGACCGCCCGGTACTGCAGCGCCTTGATGGCGCCCTCGTTCTTGCCCATGGCCCGGGCCGTCTCGGCCACGGAGAAGCCCTGGAGGAAGCGGAGCACGATGCACTCCTGCTGCTCCGGGTTGAGCTGCTTCACGGCCGTGAGCAGGGCGACGTTGGTGATGTGCTCGACCACCGCGGCCTCCGGGCTGCCCTCGGGCCCCCGGTCCTCCCGGTCGGCGTCGAGCACGTCGCCGGTGGTCACCTCCAGCCGGTAGCGGCCGGACTTGAAGTGGTCGGCGACCAGGTTGCGGGCGATGGTGACCAGCCAGGCGCCCAGGTCGCGGCCCTGCCAGGTGAAGCTGCCGATCCGCTTGAGCGCCCGCAGGAACGTGTCCGAGGTGAGGTCCTCGGCGAGCTGCCGGTTGCCGACCCGGAAGTAGACGAACCGGAACACGGTGTCGACGTACCGGTCGTAGATGAGGCCGAACGCCTCGGCCTCGCCGGCCTGCGCCCGCTCGACCAGCGCCCAGACCTCGGTGGCCGGGTCGGAGGGGTCGGGGCGGCTCGGAAAGCCGGTGGCGGGGGCGGTGGCGGCCGGGACGGCCGGCAGCACGGCCGTGTCGCCGGCGGCCACCGCGGGCAGCACGGCGGTCTCGGCGGCCGAGGGCTCGCTGTTCGCGGCGGCCTCGCCGCGCCGGCCCTGGGCCGGCATGGTCGGCCGGGACGGGGCGCCGAGCCGGCCGGCGGCCGGCATCGCGTTGCCGCCGGGCACCGCCGGGCGCGCCGGCGCCTCGTTGTGGTGCGTGCGGTTGCGGACGCGCCGTCCCTCGCCGCGGACGGCGAGACCGCGGGTCCCGTCGGCGGCGACGCGTGGAGCGGGCTCCAGGCGTTCGTTCACGGGTGTTCGCTGGGTCGGGCCGGTCACCCCGGCCGGTCGGTCCGCGTAACCGAAGGTGGTCACCGCGCCTCCCCGATCCAGGCGGGGCAGGGCCGCACCGGGCGCCGCGGCGTCGCGGCGGGACCGGGTACGCCCCGGTCGGGCGCGGCGGTTCCGGGACGGGCCGACGGGCGGCACGTCCGCTTGAGGTGCTGGTCCAATGCGCTCACAGGCACGGGGGCCTCCTCGGGCTGAGGGGTGTCGACTCACGGCAAATGGGGTGAGCCGACCCGAGTGATGATAGGGCCAACGTCACCCGCGCGTGGCAAGTCCGTTACACAGAGCGGAAGTATTTCCGGTCCCGTCGCACAAATGGCGGACGCGTTGTCCGTCGTGTGTGGTTGACTTTCGCGCTGCTACCTGGTCCGGAGTGGAAAGTCCTGGTCGGAGGCATTTTTCTCGCTTCCTCGGCGTGTCGTGGCGCCGGTCCGGCCCGGCCGGTTCCGGCTGCCCGGCGGACCCCGTCCGCCGACCGGTGGAGGCCACCGTCCCACATTCGAGAATCCCGCATGCCGGGGTGGACAGTCCCGTCCAGGGGACGCCGCGTCGGCGTGTCCGGCACACGGGTGCGCCGCCGCGCGGCACGCCCCCGGCGTTCGGGCGTGGCCGGGCGGACGCGGCTGTGCCAGACTCAGCCACCGTGCAGGACGCAGTCGACAGCTCCGCGCCGAACCTCGCCGACCGGCTCCGCCGGGCGGCCGCCGCCCACGGTGACCGTCCCGCGCTGCGCTGGCGCGACCGGACGCTGACCTGGTCGGCCCTGGACACCTCGGTCACCGCGACCGCCCGCGCGCTGGCCGCCGCGGCGCCGCCGTCCGCTCCGGACGGCCGACCGGCCCGGGTGGCGATCGCCTTCGGCAACACCCCGGACTTCGTCGTCACCTACCTGGCCGTGCTCCGGGCCGGGCTGGTGGCGGTGCCGGTCAACCCGGGCTTCACCGCCCGGGAGCTGCGGCACGTGCTCACCGACTCCGGGGCCGCCGTGCTGGTCGCCGCCACGGAGGTGGCCGACCGGGTGGCCGCCGACGACCTGCCCGCGCTCACCGCCGTGCACACCACCCCACCGGTCAGCGACGGTGACGGGGCCGCCGCGTTCCCGGCCCGGGGCGGGGACGACCTCGCCGTCCTGCTCTACACCTCCGGCACCGAGGGCCGGCCCAAGGGCGCCATGCTGTCGCACCGGGCCCTGGCCGCCAACCACGACCAGGTCGACCGGATCGACCCGCCGGTGGTCGGCCCCGACGACGCCGTGCTGCTCGCCCTGCCGCTCTTCCACGCGTACGGGTTGAACTCGGGGCTGGGGGCCGTCGTGCACCACGGCGCGACCGGGGTGCTGGTCGACGAGCCCGGCCCGACCGGGGCGCTCGACGAGATCGCCCGGCACCGGGTCAGCGTGCTGGTGGGCGTACCGTCGATGTTCCTGGCCTGGGCCGACGCGGCGGGCGACCGGCCCGCGGCGCTGGATTCGGTGCGGGTCGCCGTGTGCGGCGCGGCGCCGCTGCCGCCGGCCGTCGGGGCGCGCTTCACCGAGGTGACCGGGCACCCGGTGCACGTCGGGTACGGGCTCACCGAGACCGCCCCGGTGCTCACCTCCACCCTGGTCGGCGGCGAGCCGAAGCCGGGTTCCATCGGCCGTCCGCTGCCCGGCGTCGAGCTGCGCCTGGTCGGGGCCGACGGCGCCGAGCTGTGGCGCGACGGGGTGCCCGCGGTCGAGGAGGACGCCGACGAGCTGGACCTTTCCGACGACCCGACCGGCACCGACCCGGGGCAGATCGTGGTGCGCGGCGCCAACCTGTTCGACGGTTACTGGCCGGACGGGCGGGGCGGCCCGGACCGCGACGGCTGGTGGCCCACGGGCGACGTCGCGTACGCCGACGGCGACGGCGACCTGTTCCTGGTCGACCGGCTCGGTGAGCTGATCCTCGTGAACGGCTTCAACGTCTACCCGCACGAGGTGGAACAGGTGCTCCAGGCGCATCCCGGGGTGGCCGAGTCGGCCGTCCTGGGGGTGCCGCACCCGCGGACCGGCGAGACTGTCGGGGCGTACGTGGTGCGGGCGGCCGGCTCGGCGGTGACGGCGGAGGAGCTGCTCGGGCACTGCGCGCGTAACCTGGCCCGGTTCAAGTGCCCGACCGCCATCGAGTTCGTCGACGACCTGCCCCACTCGGTGATCGGCAAGGTACGCAAGACCGAGCTCCGCCCGGCGGCGCACCGGGTGCCCGCGCCCGCGCCGCCGACCCAGATCCGCACGGAGGTTTCCGATGTCCAGTGACGCCCGGCTCACCCTCATCACGCGGCCCGGCTGCCACCTCTGCGAGGACGCGAAGGCGGCGCTCGACCGGGTGGTGGCGGTCACCGGGGACCGCTGGATCGAGAAGGACGTGACGGGCGACCTCGAACTGGAGCGCGACTACGGCGACCGGCTGCCGGTGGTGCTGCTCGACGGCAAGGAGCACGGCTACTGGCGGGTGGAGGAGGAGCGGCTGCTGCGGGACCTGACCACCCCGCAGCTCTGAACGCCCCCTTACAGTGCACCGATGACCGCTGCGCGCCGCCACCTGGTGTGGGACTGGAACGGAACCCTCCTCGACGACCTCGACCTGGTGGTACGGGCCACCAACGTCGCCTTCGCCAGCGCCGGCGGCCCGGCGGTCACCGCCGAGGAGCACCGGGTACGGTTCCGCCGCCCGATCGCCGACTACTACGCCGAGATGCTCGGCCAGGCCATCGACGACGAGGCGTTCGTCCGGCTCGACCGGATCTTCCACGAGGCGTACCGGACCGGGTTGACGAGCTGCGCGCTGGCCGCCGACGCCACCGCCGCGATCGCCGCCTGGCCGGGCAGCCAGTCGCTGCTGTCCATGTGGTTCCACGACGAGCTGGTCCCCACCGTGCACACGTACGGGCTGACCCCGCACTTCGCCCGGGTGGACGGGCTGCGCGCCGCGGTCGGCGGCGGCCCGAAGGCGGAATGGCTGGAGAAGCACCTCGCCGAGCTGGGCCTCGACGGCCGGCACGTGGTGCTCATCGGCGACTCGCTCGACGACGCCGACGCCGCGCTCTCCGTCGGCGCGCGCTGCGTCCTCTACACGGGCGGCCTCTCCGACCCGGCCCGCCTGCGCACCTCCGGGCACCCGGTGGCGGACACCCTCACCGAGGCGGTCACCCTCGCCCAGGCGTGCTGACCCGGGCCGGGCGCCTCAGGCCCGCAGGTGGGTGAGGACCGCGAGGACCCGGCGGTGGTGGTTGGTGGCGTCCGGGGGAAGGTCCAGCTTGGTGAAGATGTTGCGGACGTGTTTCTCCACGGCGCCGTCGCTGACCACCAGGGCGCGGGCGATGGCGGTGTTCGAGCGGCCCTCGGCCATCAGGGCGAGCACCTCGCGTTCCCGGGGGGTCAGCTCGGCCAGCGGGTCGTTGCGGCGGCGCCGGACCAGGAGCTGGCTGATCACCTCCGGGTCCAGCACGGTGCCGCCGGCGGCCACCCGGGCCAGCGCGTCCAGGAACTCGTCGATCGCGGCCACCCGGTCCTTGAGCAGGTAGCCGATCCCGCCACCGCCGGCCCCGCCGCCGGTCGTGGCGAGCAGGTCGTCGGCGTACGACACCTCCACGTACTGGGAGAGCACCAGGACCGGCGTACGCGGCACCCGCCGGCGCGCCTCCACGGCCGCCCGCAGCCCCTCGTCGGTGTGCGACGGCGGCATCCGCACATCCACCACCGAGACGTCCGGCCGGTGCGCCACCACGGCCTCGACCAGGGCGTCCCCGTCACCGACGGCGGCCACCACCTCATGTCCCGACTCGGTCAGCAGCCGGACCAGCCCCTCCCGGAGCAGTACGGCGTCGTCCGCGATCACCACCCGCATGGGTCCGGTGTCTACCACGTCCAGGACCCACAGCGCGGCCTTCATCCCGTCCGGAGCGCCGTCCGGCGGCGCGGCGGCCGGATTCTGGCCGTCGGGGGTCACCGGGGGAGTTCCGCGTGGATCCGGGTCGGCCCGCCGGTCGGGCTGGCCACCTCGAGCGTCCCACCGGCGGCCCGGACCCGGTCGGCGATGCCGCTCAGCCCGTGCCCCTTGGCCAGGTGGGCGCCGCCGATCCCGTCGTCGGCCACGGTGATCTCCAGCCGGCCGACCTTCCGGGTCACCTCGACCCGGCAGGCGTCCGCCCCGCTGTGCTTCGCGACGTTGGTGAGCGCCTCGGCCACCACGAAGTAGGCGGTGCTCTCCAGCGCCGGGTCGAGCCGCCCGTCGGCGGTGCCCAGCTCGTCGTCGACGATCAGCTCGGTGGGGACCAGGGCGCGAGCGGCGAGCGCGGCCAGCGCGCTGGGCAGGCCCCGGTCGACCAGGATCGGCGGGGCGATGCCCCGGGACAGGGCGCGCAGCTCGTCGAGGGTGTCCCGGGTCTGGGTGACCGCCTCGTCGAGGGTCCGCCGGGCGGCCTCCGGGTCGGCGGCGAGCTGCTGGCGGGCCCGGCTGAGGTCCATGGCGAGGCGGACGAGGCGCTGCTGCGGGCCGTCGTGGATGTCCCGCTCCAGCCGGCGCAGGGCGGACGCCTCGGCGGACGCGGCGGCCCGCTTCTGCTCCTCCAGCGTGGTGATCCGCTGCCGCATCTCGGCGACCCCGGTCAGCAGCGAGTAGGCCAGGGCGGCCTGGATCCGGGCGCAGGCCCGGGCCACCAGGGGCAGGGTGAGCAGGGCGAACAGCCCGATGGCGGTGTTCAGGGCGATCCGCGCCCCGGCCCCGTCGCCCATCCCGAGGAGCTGGCTCAGGTCCTGGTCGCCGGGACCCCTCGGGATGGCCCAGTCGTACGCGCCGTAGAGCGTGCCGGTGATCGCCAGCGCCCACCAGACCAGCACCACCACGAAGGTGGGCAGGGTCACCAGCAGTCGGATGAGGGCGTGCAGCAGGTCGAGCCAGGACTGCGGGTCGCGCATCGGGGTGAGGACCCGCCGCCAGAAGCCCGCGCCCCGCTCGGGCGCCAGGTAGACCGGGCGGACCCGGGGCTGGCGCAGCACGGCCGGCAGGCGCAGCCGCTCCAGGTCGGCCAGCCCCCGGGCCACGTACAGCGTGCCGGCGAGGACCGGCAGGCCGAGCGTGGTCACCAGCAGCCCGGCGGTGAGCGCGATCCCCGCCACGGCGAGCACGAAGCCGACCAGCGCCAGCGGGAGGCTGAAGAGCACGTAGCCGGAGTCGCGCGCGAGTTGGCGGAGGAGGCCCCGGACGGGTGTGGTGGGGGTGGGCGCGGTGGCCAGCGGTACGGCGGTCATGCTCCGAGGCTATGGGCCCGGGACGGCCCGACCCATCCCGTGCGCGGGCCTCTCCGGGGTGGGGTTCTCCCTACCTCCGCCGCCGCCGGCGCGATCTCCGGACGTGAGACGCGCCTCTCCCCGACGGTGACACAGCGCTACCGGGCGCGTGCGATTGGTCAGAGAAGTCGGGATTGAGCAATAATCGCCACGCGGTGCCGAGGGAGCTCGGTCTATCGATCTTGTGGGAATGGAGTGGCAGGTGGAGGCGCGTCGCGAGCTAGCAAGATCGCGATTTGTGCACCTCTTCACAAGCGCCTACTCTGTAGTTCCGACGCGCCCTGCTAGCACAGCCAGCAACATCGGTCGCAAGCGGGAGTCCCGGAACGACCTGCCACCGTCGCTGGTCGAGGATCGCACCGCACGGAGTCTCATGAGTCAGCACCGTCACCCAGGCGCGCCCGGCCGCGCCGGTGCCGTACCGGCGCTCCCGGACCTCCCGGAGGCGACCGTCGCGCGGCTCCCGGAATACCTCCGCGCGCTGCACGCGCTCGCCGACACCGGCCACGAGACGGTTTCCAGCGAGGGGCTGGCCAACGCGGCCGGGGTCAACTCGGCGAAGCTCCGCAAGGACCTCTCCCACCTCGGCTCGTACGGCACCCGGGGCGTCGGCTACGACGTCACGCTGCTGATCGACCAGATCGAGTCGGTGCTCGGGCTCACCCAGTGCCGCTCGGTCGCGCTGGTCGGCGTGGGTAACCTCGGTCACGCCCTGGCCGGCTACGACGGCTTCGCCAGCCGCGGCTTCCGGATCGCCGCGCTCTTCGACGCCGACCCTTCCCGGGTCGGTGAGGAGATCAACGGGCTGGTCGTCCGGCACGTCGACGAGCTGGCCCGGGTCGCCGTCGAGGAGTCGATCTCGATCGGCGTGATCGCCACCCCCGCGCCGGCCGCGCAGGCGGTCGCCGATCAGCTCGTCGCGGTCGGCGTGACGAGCATCCTCAACTTCGCACCCTGCGTACTCTCGGTTCCGGAAGGGGTCGACGTGCGCAAGGTCGACCTCGCCATCGAGCTGCAGATCCTGTCCTTCCACGAACACCGCAAGGCGTCGCTGACCGCACTTCCCGGCGGGCTCGCGGCCACCGACACCCAGGAGGCGATCGGCACGTGAAACTGCTCGTCGTCGGCGCGTCCTACCGCACCGCACCGGTCGCCACGCTGGAGCAGCTGGCGGTCCCCCCCGCGGACCTCACCCGCACCCTGGACCGCCTCGTCGCCCAGCCGTACGTCGCCGAGGCCGTGCTCGTCTCCACCTGCAACCGCGTCGAGGTGTACGCGGCCGTCACCGGCTTCCACGGCGGCCTCGGCGACATCTGCGCGGTGCTGGCCGAGCAGGCCGGCGCGCCGCCGGCGGCGCTCGCCGCCCACCTCTACGTGCACTACGACGCCGCCGCCGTGGACCACGTGTTCCGGGTGGCCAGCGGGCTGGACTCGATGGTGGTCGGCGAGGCGCAGATCCTCGGCCAGCTCCGCGACGCCTACCACTCGGCCACCGGCGCCGACTCCGCCGGCCGGCTCCTGCACGAGCTCATGCAGCAGGCGCTGCGCGTGGGCAAGCGCGCGCACGCCGAGACCAACATCGACCGGGCCGGGCAGAGCGTGGTCACCGCCGCCCTCGACCTGGCGGCCGGCCTGCTCGACGGCGACCTGACCGGCCGGCCCGCCATGGTGGTCGGCGCCGGGGCGATGGGCTCGCTGAGCGTGGCCACCCTCTCCCGGCTGGGCGCCGGCCCGCTCACCGTCACCAACCGCGGCGCCGCGCGGGCCGTCCGGCTCGCCGAGTCCTACGGCGCGACCGCCGTGCCGATGGCCGAGCTGGTCGACGCGCTCACCACGGTGGACATCGTGGTGGCCGCCACCGCGGCCACCGAGCCGGTCCTCACCCGCGACGTGGTGACCCGGGCGCTGGCCCGCCGGGACGCCGCCCGCGGCCCGCTGGTCCTGCTCGACCTGGCCGTCCCGCGCGACGTCGAGGAGGGCGTCGCCGCGCTGCCCGGCGTCGAGGTGATCGACATCGACCGGATGGCGGGGATCCTCGCCGACGGTCCGGCCGCCGCCGACGCCGCCGAGGTGGCCCGGATCGTGGCCGGCGAGGTCGAGGGGTTCCTGAGCTGGCTGCGCGGCGCCGACGTCGCACCCACCGTGGCGGCCCTGCGCGGGCGCGCCGACGACGTGGTCACCGCCGAGCTGCGCCGGCTGGCCCAGCGCCGCCCCGACCTCACCGACGACCAGCGCGCCGAGGTCGCCCGCACCGTGCACCGGGTGGTGCAGCGGCTGCTGCACCAGCCCACCGTCCGGGTCCGCCAGCTCGCGGCCGAGCCCGGCGGCGACCAGTACGCCGCCCTGCTGCGCGAGCTGTTCGACCTCCAGGTGCCGCAGACCTCCCCGGTCGACACCGTTCCCGACGTGGTGGAGGCGGAGATCGTCATGCCGGCCGACACCACCCCGCCCACCGGAGGTGCGCGATGACCGCCCCCCTGCGCCTCGGCACCCGGGGCAGCGCCCTGGCCATGGCCCAGTCCGGCCACGTCGCCGAGGCGCTCACCGCGGCCACCGGCCGCCCGGTCGAGCTGGTCGAGGTGGTGACCGCCGGCGACCGCTCCACGGCCCCGGTGCACCGGCTCGGTGTCGGCGTCTTCGTCTCCGCGCTGCGGGACGCGCTGACCGCCCGGGAGATCGAC is part of the Micromonospora halotolerans genome and encodes:
- a CDS encoding NAD-dependent epimerase/dehydratase family protein, with the protein product MTPGGTSGAPGVVVVTGVGRYLGAHVAARLAADPRIDRVIGVDPASPNPELADLLSGVERVRLDLDSLGGLLVDLDVDAVVHLALVTAPDPQQGGRAAMKEQNVIGTMQLLAACQRAPRLRKLVVRSSTAAYGVSFRDPAVFTEETEPREVPRGGFGRDILDIEGYVRGFRRRRPDVTATVLRFAPFIGSTADTTLTRYFAQPVVPTVFGRDPRLQFVHFDDALEVLHRSVAEEHAGTYNVAGPGVLSLSQAIRRSGRVAVPVLEPGLAGVAAIARSMGFGRYGLDQVDLFVHGRVVDTTRLEREYGFTPRSTAAAFDDFIRAHHGGVVVTRDQLATAEQLVLEGIRQVRAAVRERS
- a CDS encoding lysophospholipid acyltransferase family protein, with product MADRPGDHWDRKVAKGLAFLRRRLAGDYEVDEFGFDPDLTDTVFHPLVRLLYRDWFRTEVGGVEHVPAEGAGLVVGNHSGTVALDALVLATALHDRHPARRYLRLLGADLVFRMPVVSEIARKTGGTVACNPDAERLLGNGELVGVFPEGFKGVGKLYSDRYKLQRFGRGGFVSAALRTGTPIVPVAIVGGEEIYPMLADIKPLARLLKLPYFPVTPTFPWLGPLGMVPLPSKWLIEFCPPIPTAHLRDSADDPLVVFNLADQVRETIQQTLHRLLERRPDPFGP
- a CDS encoding HAD family hydrolase — encoded protein: MTRSRKVTVSTDVHGHTAGWAETPEAPPVTAIPDPTAAAFFDVDNTMMQGASIYWFARGLAARNYFTTGDLARFAWQQAKFRLLATEHAGDMSQAKEAALAFIQGWRVDDVERLAEEIFDELMAPRIWAGTRKLAQRHLDAGERVWLVSAAPVEIGRVIATRLGLTGAIGTVAEVVDGAYTGRLAGELMHGPAKAEAVTQLAAVEGLELDRCAAYSDSANDLPMLSTVGRPVAVNPDPALLRRARERGWDVRDFRTGRRAVKIAVPSTAAAGLLAGAVTAGLALHRRRQRVD
- a CDS encoding DUF5667 domain-containing protein, which encodes MDSDLFSRRRAERFAQLLDEANGGRRHHVRSRADDELTALVAVSRRLTADRPDVEVDAEFRTGLRAMLVATVEREGVGAPAKTGTASGVRGSLLPAMTGRRARARGAILVGVAAGAIALSGISAASENALPGDALYGMKRSTERAQLALASSDISRGQLFLDFARTRLDEAATVRDDRLGFSAVLDDMDADTRQGVRLLTTVAAQRSDPAALDAVDTFLGGQRRAVSGLLDRPDHTDQDRTRRSLALLDAAGQRADALREAIACGLPAPAASDALGPAPTTCPGDR
- a CDS encoding ECF subfamily RNA polymerase sigma factor, BldN family is translated as MTTFGYADRPAGVTGPTQRTPVNERLEPAPRVAADGTRGLAVRGEGRRVRNRTHHNEAPARPAVPGGNAMPAAGRLGAPSRPTMPAQGRRGEAAANSEPSAAETAVLPAVAAGDTAVLPAVPAATAPATGFPSRPDPSDPATEVWALVERAQAGEAEAFGLIYDRYVDTVFRFVYFRVGNRQLAEDLTSDTFLRALKRIGSFTWQGRDLGAWLVTIARNLVADHFKSGRYRLEVTTGDVLDADREDRGPEGSPEAAVVEHITNVALLTAVKQLNPEQQECIVLRFLQGFSVAETARAMGKNEGAIKALQYRAVRALARLLPDGFQP
- a CDS encoding AMP-binding protein, whose product is MQDAVDSSAPNLADRLRRAAAAHGDRPALRWRDRTLTWSALDTSVTATARALAAAAPPSAPDGRPARVAIAFGNTPDFVVTYLAVLRAGLVAVPVNPGFTARELRHVLTDSGAAVLVAATEVADRVAADDLPALTAVHTTPPVSDGDGAAAFPARGGDDLAVLLYTSGTEGRPKGAMLSHRALAANHDQVDRIDPPVVGPDDAVLLALPLFHAYGLNSGLGAVVHHGATGVLVDEPGPTGALDEIARHRVSVLVGVPSMFLAWADAAGDRPAALDSVRVAVCGAAPLPPAVGARFTEVTGHPVHVGYGLTETAPVLTSTLVGGEPKPGSIGRPLPGVELRLVGADGAELWRDGVPAVEEDADELDLSDDPTGTDPGQIVVRGANLFDGYWPDGRGGPDRDGWWPTGDVAYADGDGDLFLVDRLGELILVNGFNVYPHEVEQVLQAHPGVAESAVLGVPHPRTGETVGAYVVRAAGSAVTAEELLGHCARNLARFKCPTAIEFVDDLPHSVIGKVRKTELRPAAHRVPAPAPPTQIRTEVSDVQ
- a CDS encoding glutaredoxin family protein, with translation MSSDARLTLITRPGCHLCEDAKAALDRVVAVTGDRWIEKDVTGDLELERDYGDRLPVVLLDGKEHGYWRVEEERLLRDLTTPQL
- a CDS encoding HAD family hydrolase — encoded protein: MTAARRHLVWDWNGTLLDDLDLVVRATNVAFASAGGPAVTAEEHRVRFRRPIADYYAEMLGQAIDDEAFVRLDRIFHEAYRTGLTSCALAADATAAIAAWPGSQSLLSMWFHDELVPTVHTYGLTPHFARVDGLRAAVGGGPKAEWLEKHLAELGLDGRHVVLIGDSLDDADAALSVGARCVLYTGGLSDPARLRTSGHPVADTLTEAVTLAQAC